The genomic DNA GAACCAATTACTCTTCCAAGAGCTTGTAGCTTTGGATCCGTTTTGCTTGTAATCATTCCAGTATCTGATTTTCTGGGTTTTTTCTTTGCTTTTTTTATAATTTTTCTTCCAAAGTGAGTTCCTATTTCTTCTAACTCTTTAATCTTTGGTTTATTTGGACTGAATTTAATCCTTATAGGGTCAAAACTAAACTTAAAACCACCGTCTTTTAATTTTGTTTCAAGTAAATCTATAGCTTCGCCGCTCCAGCCAAAACTGCCAAAAATTCCAACTGGCTTATCTCTATTACCCTCTGCTAATAATGTTCCTAATGCACTAACTATTGGAGTTGGGGCGTGACCACCCAATGTGGGTGAGCCTATTAAATATCCATCAGCATTTTGGATAGATTTTACAAGTACATCATTAGGTGTAAATTCACAATTAATACTTTCAACTTCTACTGAGGTTCTATTTATCCCTTTAGCCAATGCATCACCTATTGAGGCTGTATTTCCATAGGCACTTGCATATATCAGAGCGATTTTAGGATTATTTGTTGAGAGGTTCTCTCCCCATCTAATATAGTCATTTAAAAAGCTTTTTAAGCTATATTCGATCGCCGGACCATGTAATGGTGCAATAGTTTTAATGTCATAATCTGCAATTTTTTCAGTTATTGATACCACTTGATTAGACATTGGTGCCATCAAGCAATCATAAAAATGTTTCCTATCAATTTCTGTACTAACTCGATTTGTTTCAGACCAATATTTAGACGCAATGTGTGCAGAGAAAATTTTTTCACTAAGAAGTATTTCTTGATTACGTTCATAAATTATTAGGCCACCAGGCCAACGTGCTGTTGGAATAGGAATTAACTCTAGTGAAATGTTATCTAATTCTAAATTAAGTTCTTTTTTGATTATGTTTATTTCAGGTAATTGAATTTCAATAAAGTTTTCTAAGGTAGGATTTCTTTGATTCCAAAGTTCGCTAATAAGTTTATAACCTGGATTAGAGCAAGTAATAGTTGTGTTTTGAAATTGGGTACTTATATTTTTTATAGTTTCAATAATTTGGGGATTAATATGACCAGAAATGAAGTTGATTTTATCTAATTTAAATTGATCGCAAAACCTAGAAATTACTTTATTAAATGAATTTAAATATTGTTTCTCAGGTGGATGAATAACAAAAAGTTCCTCATGACTTCTAATGAAAAAAGTATTAAAAGAAGTTCCTTTTTCAAGGTTAAATTCAAGTTCAAATCTTTCTTTATTTTGGTCTAAGAATCTTACACAAGAAAAATTTTCGGTAATTTCAAATGCTGATAAGTTTTGATTTTCTGCAAGTTGGCCTATATTTATATCTGACATTTTAAAGACTTATTTTCTAATAGTGATTAGCAACTTTTCTATGATGCACTGCTGTCTTGCATGATAAGTCAGAAACATTACCGTTTTCAACAATTCCGTAAATTATCCAATGGTCTGGAGTCTCCATTCTGGAACTAACTTTACAATCTAAAAAGGCGAGTGAATCTGAGAGAACTGGTCCTCCTTCAGCGATGTTGCTAATTACATCTACATCTGCAAATCTATCAGCTCCAGGGGCAAATCTTTTTAAAAAATGTCTGAACATTTTTTGATAGTTATCTTCTCTCAAGATATTCACAACAAAACCATTCCCAACTTGCATATATGATTCAATAGCTCTATCTTTTGCTACTGCAACTGTAATACCAGGTGGAGAAAAGCTTGCTTGACTAACCCAACTTGCGACCATTGCACTTTGTCTAAATGTGGAACCTTCCCCTTGGCTCGCTGTAACTACATATAATCCTCCACTTAATCTACCTAACGCTTTATCTAAATTTGAATCAAGGCTCTTCATAGAGGCAATATTCTTCTTTTTATTGATCAATTGACCCAAGTCAGTTCCAGCTTCTTCGAATTGTTGATAAACAATGGGATCTGGAATATTTTTAACTCTTAAAGGGGAGAAAGCTTCTTTTTGACCAAGTTCTCTTAATTTATTTGCTAAGGAATCTATTGGTTCATCATTTCCACCAAATGCATCATAGACAGCAGTAAATTGTTTCGGTTTTAGTGCTGCAAATAAAGTACCGAGGGATTCTTTTAATTCATTATCTGAGTCAACTGGCCATGTGGGAATGACTAATGCTTTTGATTCGGAAATTAAACTTGTTAATTCTTGCGGGTCAGAAGATCTTAAATCAATTAATTGAACCTGTGCATCTGCTTTACTTATTCCATGAGATATCGCTTGACTTAGTCGATCACAATAACCATAGTCACTTATATAGCAGACTGACACAAAATCATTACCTTTGCTTTTATTGCTACTCCATTCTAGATATTTTCCTTTCCAAAAATTGACCTGATTATGGAGCAAAGGCCCATGACCAACAGCTATTGTTTTTAATTCAGGTAGCTTATCTATTCTTTTAATTGCCTGCAGAACGCTTCTAGCGTTTGGACCCATAAGGCAATCGTAATAAAAACGGAAATCATCGTATATTTCTTTTTGATCAGTGTCAAAAAATTCTTCAGAACAATAATGGAGTCCAAATGCATCGCATGTATAGAGAACATGTGTGCTGTGATCATATGAAAATATGGTATCTGGCCAATGTAAATTTGGTGCACTTATAAATTCAATATTATGTTCTAAACCACTCTTAGGATTAGTTCCGAGATTTAAAAACTCTCCACTCTTAACCTCTAGACGCTTAAAGGGAATATGTATTTGGTCTTCAATAAATTTAAGGGCTAATTTTGATCCAACTATTGTGATATTTTGGTTTAATTCTATAAGATTACCTATTAAACCAGAATGATCAGGTTCTGTATGGCTTGTAATTAGATAATCAACTTCTTGCGGATTTACCTTTTTCAGTAATTCTTCAAACCATAATTCTTCGAACTTTGCATGACTTGTATCAATAATTGCTATTTTTTCGCCTCTAATAATAAAACTATTGTAAGTAGTTCCATTTCTTAAACCAAATTCAATATCAAATCTACTGCGATCCCAATCCAAAGATCTTATGGCACAAGAATCATCAGTGAAGTTTTGAGATTGAACTGTCAACTTGTTATTTATTTGTGCCAATTTAGAATTACTTGTCTGGGCAGAGGCTATCATAGAATAATTCGCTTTATAAAATAACTTTAGTTATATAGAATATAGATCCGCGTGATCATTTTTGCGAAATAACCGAAATTACGCTTTTCTTGAATTTTTATTCTTCTTATTCTGGATAAATGACATCTCAACTGATTAAAAAAATAGTTACTGGAGATGAGATAAGAAATGCTTTTTTAAAATTTTACAGTGAAAAATTACATAAAATCATTCCAAGTGCATCTTTGATTCCAGATGACCCTACGGTTATGCTCACAATTGCTGGAATGCTACCTTTTAAACCAGTTTTTTTAGGTTTAAAAGAAAGACCATCAAAAAGGGCTACATCTAGCCAAAAGTGCATCAGAACAAACGATATAGAAAACGTTGGAGTTACAGCTAGACACCACACTTTTTTTGAAATGCTTGGTAATTTCTCTTTTGGAGATTATTTTAAACGAGAGGCTATTCAGTGGGCTTGGGAATTAGTTACTAATGTTTATCAACTTTCTGTTGAAAATATAATTGTGAGTGTTTTTAACGAAGACGGAGAGTCTGCAAAAATTTGGAGAGATCAAATTGGTATTCATCCAGATAGGATAGTGAAACTAGGTGAGAAAGATAATTTTTGGTCATCTGGTAAAACAGGTCCATGTGGACCTTGTTCAGAACTTTATTATGATTTTCATCCTGAAAAAGGTCTGCAGAATATTGATTTAGAAGATGGAGATCGTTTTATTGAATTTTATAATCTTGTTTTTATGCAATATAATCGTGATCCTAATGGAAAATTGACAGATTTAAAATTTAAAAATATTGATACAGGAATGGGCCTTGAAAGGATGGCTCAAATATTGCAAAAAAAGCAAAATAATTATGAGACAGATTTAATTTTTCCTATCATTCAAAAAATTTGTGAGATTGCAAATATTGATTATTTTTCTTCAGATGATAAAAACAAAATTTCTTTAAAAATTATTGGAGATCATACAAGAGCTGTTATTCATTTAATTTCTGATGGAGTAGCAGCAAGTAATCTCGGCAGGGGATATATACTGAGACGGCTTATTAGAAGAATGGTCAGACATGGGAGGTTATTAGGCATAACAAATGAATTTTTACCTCATATTGCTACTGTCGGGATCAATCTAATGCAAAATAATTATCCCGATTTAAAAAATAATAGTGATTTAATTTTGAATGAGATAAAAATTGAAGAAGTAAGATTTAGGGAAACTCTTGAAAGAGGAGAGAAATTGCTAGATGAGTTAATTTCTTCAGGGCAGAAATTGATTTCTGGTTTTAAAGCTTTTGAACTTTATGATACTTATGGATTTCCTCTAGAACTTACTGTAGAAATTGCTGAAGAAAATAGTATCAGTGTAGATGTAAAGGGTTTTGAAGAAGAAATGAATGCACAAAAAGAGAGAGCTAAAGCTGCTTCAACTAATATTGATTTGACATTAGAGGGATCATTAGAGCGAGAAATAGATCTTTTTAACAAAACTGTTTTTAATGGTTATGATTCACTTCTTTCGGAAGCTGAAATAAAGGGTATATTCTTGGATTCAACATTAGTTAAGCAAGCAAGTAAAGGTCAGAAAGTTTTAATTGTTCTTGATCAGACAACTTTTTATGGAGAATCTGGCGGTCAAGTTGGTGATATTGGAACGATATTTTCAAAAGATGTAGAGGTCTTGGTTGATAATGTTATTCGAAAGAAAAATGTTTTTTTACATTATGGAACTATCAAAAAAGGAATATTAACTATTGGACAAAAAGTTAAGACTAATGTTAAACCCTCTAATAGAGCTAAGGCTGCTGCAAATCATACAGCTACCCATTTATTGCAATCTGCTCTTAAATCAATCGTTAATGAAAGTGTTGGACAAAAAGGTTCATTAGTAGCCTTTAATAAATTAAGATTTGACTTTAATTCTTCAAATCCTATTTCTAAAGATCAAATTTCTAAGATTGAGACTTTAGTTAACTCTTGGATTATGGAAAATCATATCCTAGAAATAAAAAATATGTCTAAGAGTGAGGCTCTTGAAAAGGGTGCAGTGGCCATGTTTGGAGAAAAATATGATGATGAAGTGCGCGTTGTTAATGTGCCAGGAGTTTCAATGGAACTTTGTGGTGGCACACATGTTAAAACTACATCTGAATTAGGTTCTTTCAAAATAATTAGTGAGGAAGGAATCTCAGCCGGAGTAAGAAGAATCGAAGCATTATCAGGCCAATCAGCATTAGACTATTTCAGTGATAGAAATGCTTTAGTAAATCAACTAAGTGATTTGTTAAAAGCAAATCCTAATCAACTTTTTGAAAGGGTTAATAATTTGCAAGCAGAGCTTATTAATAAGAATAAAGAGATACAAAAAATGAAAGATGAAATTGCATATTTTAAATACTCTTCTATGAAATCATCTGCAGAAATAGTAAATTCTTTTTCAATTTTAGTAAATCAGATTGATGGCTTAGATGGGAATTCTTTGCAATCTGCAGCACTTAATTTAACATCTCATTTGGGAAATAAAGCAATAGTTATTCTTGGAGGAATACCAAATCCAGACAATAGAAAGTTGTTATTTGTAGTTTCTTTAGGGGATGATGCAGTAAAAATAGGATTGCATGCAGGTAAATTAATTAATGATATCGCAAGAATTTGTTCGGGAGGTGGAGGAGGAAAGCCTAACTTTGCTCAAGCAGGTGCCAAAGATATTGATAAGTTAAGTGATGCTATAGATTATGCTAAAAATCTTTTGCAAAAAACATTAGATAGTCATTCTGATAAATAACTACTTTTTCTGAGACTAATTTCGATTTGATCCATTAATTTCCTTGCTTCTTCAATAGTTAATTTTTGTTGATCAATTGCTGATTCAGTATTAATTCTTATAGATTCAACCAAAGAAGCTGAACTGTAATCTAATAATTGTAAAATTTCAGATTTACTGTCCTCTTTAATAATATTTTTGA from Prochlorococcus marinus CUG1416 includes the following:
- a CDS encoding diflavin flavoprotein; translated protein: MIASAQTSNSKLAQINNKLTVQSQNFTDDSCAIRSLDWDRSRFDIEFGLRNGTTYNSFIIRGEKIAIIDTSHAKFEELWFEELLKKVNPQEVDYLITSHTEPDHSGLIGNLIELNQNITIVGSKLALKFIEDQIHIPFKRLEVKSGEFLNLGTNPKSGLEHNIEFISAPNLHWPDTIFSYDHSTHVLYTCDAFGLHYCSEEFFDTDQKEIYDDFRFYYDCLMGPNARSVLQAIKRIDKLPELKTIAVGHGPLLHNQVNFWKGKYLEWSSNKSKGNDFVSVCYISDYGYCDRLSQAISHGISKADAQVQLIDLRSSDPQELTSLISESKALVIPTWPVDSDNELKESLGTLFAALKPKQFTAVYDAFGGNDEPIDSLANKLRELGQKEAFSPLRVKNIPDPIVYQQFEEAGTDLGQLINKKKNIASMKSLDSNLDKALGRLSGGLYVVTASQGEGSTFRQSAMVASWVSQASFSPPGITVAVAKDRAIESYMQVGNGFVVNILREDNYQKMFRHFLKRFAPGADRFADVDVISNIAEGGPVLSDSLAFLDCKVSSRMETPDHWIIYGIVENGNVSDLSCKTAVHHRKVANHY
- a CDS encoding diflavin flavoprotein gives rise to the protein MSDINIGQLAENQNLSAFEITENFSCVRFLDQNKERFELEFNLEKGTSFNTFFIRSHEELFVIHPPEKQYLNSFNKVISRFCDQFKLDKINFISGHINPQIIETIKNISTQFQNTTITCSNPGYKLISELWNQRNPTLENFIEIQLPEINIIKKELNLELDNISLELIPIPTARWPGGLIIYERNQEILLSEKIFSAHIASKYWSETNRVSTEIDRKHFYDCLMAPMSNQVVSITEKIADYDIKTIAPLHGPAIEYSLKSFLNDYIRWGENLSTNNPKIALIYASAYGNTASIGDALAKGINRTSVEVESINCEFTPNDVLVKSIQNADGYLIGSPTLGGHAPTPIVSALGTLLAEGNRDKPVGIFGSFGWSGEAIDLLETKLKDGGFKFSFDPIRIKFSPNKPKIKELEEIGTHFGRKIIKKAKKKPRKSDTGMITSKTDPKLQALGRVIGSLCVLTASKGKDENNIKGAMLASWVSQASFSPPGLSIAVAKDRSVESLLQIGDSFALNILSEKDFKEPLKRFTKPFAPGEDRFEGINIELTPNEQIIIPESLAWLDASVKERMECGDHWVIYAEVLHGNILKSNSLTAVHHRKTGANY
- the alaS gene encoding alanine--tRNA ligase — translated: MTSQLIKKIVTGDEIRNAFLKFYSEKLHKIIPSASLIPDDPTVMLTIAGMLPFKPVFLGLKERPSKRATSSQKCIRTNDIENVGVTARHHTFFEMLGNFSFGDYFKREAIQWAWELVTNVYQLSVENIIVSVFNEDGESAKIWRDQIGIHPDRIVKLGEKDNFWSSGKTGPCGPCSELYYDFHPEKGLQNIDLEDGDRFIEFYNLVFMQYNRDPNGKLTDLKFKNIDTGMGLERMAQILQKKQNNYETDLIFPIIQKICEIANIDYFSSDDKNKISLKIIGDHTRAVIHLISDGVAASNLGRGYILRRLIRRMVRHGRLLGITNEFLPHIATVGINLMQNNYPDLKNNSDLILNEIKIEEVRFRETLERGEKLLDELISSGQKLISGFKAFELYDTYGFPLELTVEIAEENSISVDVKGFEEEMNAQKERAKAASTNIDLTLEGSLEREIDLFNKTVFNGYDSLLSEAEIKGIFLDSTLVKQASKGQKVLIVLDQTTFYGESGGQVGDIGTIFSKDVEVLVDNVIRKKNVFLHYGTIKKGILTIGQKVKTNVKPSNRAKAAANHTATHLLQSALKSIVNESVGQKGSLVAFNKLRFDFNSSNPISKDQISKIETLVNSWIMENHILEIKNMSKSEALEKGAVAMFGEKYDDEVRVVNVPGVSMELCGGTHVKTTSELGSFKIISEEGISAGVRRIEALSGQSALDYFSDRNALVNQLSDLLKANPNQLFERVNNLQAELINKNKEIQKMKDEIAYFKYSSMKSSAEIVNSFSILVNQIDGLDGNSLQSAALNLTSHLGNKAIVILGGIPNPDNRKLLFVVSLGDDAVKIGLHAGKLINDIARICSGGGGGKPNFAQAGAKDIDKLSDAIDYAKNLLQKTLDSHSDK